The genomic region GCTTGACATGATTTTGACGTCCAGATATTTCTATTGCCATGTTCTTAAGTGGAAATTCTACTTTGGTCGAGCCAATTATGTTGTAATGTTAGCATTTTAGAAGTTACCGGGACTTAGATGTAACAGTCCATTGCATACAAGATTTTTTTCTCTCAAAAAATTGCCACCTACTTGGTCATCTGAAGCCTTAAGAATGGTTAGTGAAGATGATGCAGTGTTGTGCTGAAACGACAGACATAACGTATACATACATTTTTATTTTGTAAATCAGATGCtagccaagctcactctgttcacTGCTCTCTTTTGGTTAAAAATGTGCAGCTGCATTCAGTTTTAGTTCTATTCTTTCATGTCCCCACTTCACCTTATATGGGCAACACTTTGTGGGACGTGGAGTATGTGAGCCCAAGCTCATATGATCTTGAATGAATAGTAAAACccaaaaaaagttaaaaaaattaaaaaaaactctgATTTTTTAAAGGAAATATTGATGTTTTTTCTACACACATGCAAAATTTCATGGCGAATTTTTTTTGTCCACACCTCCACAAATGTTATTATGTCTCAGAAATTTGCATGCATGTAGGAAAAATATCAATGTTTCTTGCCGAaacatttaatattattttttgaacttttttacaattattttggattttactgttcatTCGAGATCATCTGAGCCCGAGCTCACAATAGCACTTTCGACACTTTGTATGTTCAGTATAATTATGTATACTAAGTTCCCTGAAAATACAGTGGTGCACGATCACTGAGAAGCGACGCTTGGGCCCCACACATAAGTTGATAGACTGGTTGGGGAGGCTGTCAGGCCCACACTCAAGGGTCATGCCATTGATATGGTCTAGTGCAGCCCGTGACGCTTATAGCACACCATCACGCCCAAACAACAACACTTGACGATAGTAAATACAAAGGTTATCAAAGACCCCACGACACCTTGCAATAAAGATTGgaatgtcactagtagaaaacggagctttattaccggttcgtaagggcctttagtacgGGTTCTACAACCAGCACTAAAGGATGGAGATTAAAGGCCCtcctcccctttagtcccgattcagcacaaaccgccactaaaggcccaccacgtggcgcgAGCCTGtgccgtggtatgggggacctttagttctggttggtaacaccaaccggtataaaaagtttttttggaattttttttctcgattttcaattttctgaattatttgacgatttaatctctaatcacccctcataactgctcaagtgtggatcactcattccaaatcgtctaacttcccaaccggccacccatcctctcactactccagcctgagcacgcttaactttcgagttctattccccctagtttccatgtccgcacttgttgttttcctaacaatagtaagctgtcaatcctattaaccctcagaagtttagcttgagcattaggtcacacgtttcatcgtttgagtttgaaactattatcctaaaaaacaataattatttagtatcactaatatttcttgaataagtagtttgaccatatttgaccaaaattcaaaaaactgaaataattatttagtaacaccaatatttcttgaataagtagcttgaccatagtttgaccagtaCCGGTTTGTGTCTGCAACCAGGACTATAGGTTaagacccctttagtgccggtttgtgatACAAACCAGGATTatgggttagacctttagtccctgTTTGTGTCACAAACGggcactaaaggggctcgtggggccctggcctgacgccagcctgccaccaaccctttagtaccggttcatggcacgaaccggtactaaaggttcaacacaaaccggcactaatgcatagccgtttGAACCGACACTAATGTTCATATTAATGCCGGTTCAGTTATAAACTggtactaatgtgcttcacattaggtaccttttctactagtgtgtgtaaGACCATGAGAGTTGCACACCGAACAACACCCTTCTCCTcatgcctttctttttttcttctgagaTTGCCCCTCGTGTTTACTTACTGCATTGAAGGACACGGATGACgcaataaatgcaaaggaaaataagaACTCATCCGACCTAAAAACAAAACACAACTAACCCCGTAACACAACACCAAAAAATAATACTCTCGGGAAAGGGGAAAATGTGAACGCTACAACAGAAGAATGTCACAGCGAAGCGCGCTTTAGCCTCTAGTTGTTCCTGATGTTCTCTAATATGTAGACGACTTTTAGGATCCATCCCATGAAGATGATTTCTACAATATTGCCTTATACACATTGATTACATCCATATATTGGGTTCCCGTTGTGTTAGCTAATTCAGGTGTATAATTTTTTctcactagtaagcgtgcacgtgcaacgcatgtATCCtaataaactaaaataaaaacaTGAACTTTTGTATTGTTGTACCGAAACATTTAAATGTGCTGTCATACTGAATTTTTAATGTAATAATTTATTTTAGATTAAGTCATAGGTCTTGTTTGACGGTGAAAGATTTTCATTGTTGAAATGTTGTGATTCCAAAATTCGAAATACAAAAATGAAAAAACTCGTGCATGTAACACACGACCAATACACATGTCTTCACATAAAATTAACGATCACATAAATGTATTGTAATTGTTACTTATTACAAAAATACTTAAAAATAACAACTAAGCAACATTATCTAGTAATCATCATTTGATGATGATCCTCTCTGGAAGGTCCATCTTTTGATTCGATCTATAATGCTTCGTTCTAAGACTGGGATATTGTTTAGAACTTCATTTTcttcatacttcaaaatatgaacCAAAAAGCGCTTCCTCAGTTCAAAATCATCCTACATATGCATTATATAACATTGTTATTAGAAAAAAAAACATGAGTAACGTGTGTAGAAATGAGCATGGTGTGAAATACTTACCTTGGGTACTGGAAAATGTAGTGTTCCATCATGCCATGAGTGCATTAAATTGAAAATCAAATAACCAGATAGGGGACTGCATGTATGAAATGTTACATGTGAGTTGAATGAATCAATTAAGAGTGTGATGTATTGACAATATTCTTACCCGTATGGATTTGTGGGAACAACAGGAACTTTGCATCCCCATTTCAAAATGTCGTCCTTAAAGGCAGGGTTTGCAGTTTGAAGTGCAAGGTTTAGATCGTTGACCATAGTTTTAAGTATATGCTTTCCGAAAGTAGGTATTGAAAGCGGGTCCAAAATAGAAACAACTTTTTTTTGTTGGTCCAAGATGAACAACAAAAATAGTCCAAGAATATCACAAGGCAATAAAATCTGCAATGACGCATCAATCATTATCATTTATTAGGACCAAATAAACAATGACTTTGAATTGAAATCTTACCGTATCACATTCCGAGATATGATACTCATTGCTATTAGGCCAGCTATCAAATAGTTGTGCCAACATAGCAATGTCCATACCATCATGATGACTTGGGACTTGTGCATACTGGGACATGGACTACAGTAATGTAAGAAAACATGAGTAGAATGAGGCAAACTGTAAAATGTGATTATAATAACTTACACAGAATCGTAGATCCATATAGTGTGTTGGGACATCTCTAGCAAGCTGGACGTCGTGGCATGCTAGTATCCTCACAGCCATGTTAAAACAATCAGCATCCATGTACTCATCATTCTTTAATATGTTCTTTAATTGTCTCAAGTTCAAACTAATAGGATAAGGTTGAGAGCTTTTCACCCATTCGCTCTTGTGAAATGGGAATTCTGTCAATTATAATTATACATGAGTAATAATTTATTAGAAAAAAAGAATTGGAAAAATGTGTCTTACTCTAGCAAAGGGATATCATCAACCATGCTGATGAACAAGCAAAGTTCATCCATTAAGTCGTCGTTTGTTGGAGTGACAAACGGCGAAAGGATAAATGATCGCGAGATGAGCTCAACTTGTGATGATGAGTTGGATGCTTTGGGTTTGTTAGGAGGTCTTTCGACGATCATACAATCGGTGGGATCCGTGTTGGTTTCATCATCATCCAAGTCTCGGTTTCTTATATCATCATCATTGAATTCCGAGTCGACTAAAATGACAGCTAATTTTGTTCTAAAATCTGTCATATGAACCTAAAGTGAAGTACTAACAAGACTTAATTTTCAAATAATGATAAAATACGAAATAATTAGTATCATGATATGATGCAAATTATACATGTCCGGGAGTGTCAGACAGACTATCTCCCGTGAAGTACTCCATGTAGTTTAACATGCAGAGACCACAAGATGACTTGGATGATTACAAATTTTTGATATGATtaataacaaaaatattatattaATACTAAAATATTAGTATTATAAAATGATGTTGACCGAACCACAAGTCATATCGGACACACTCGATTAAAAAGGAATTGAACAACATTTGCCGCTAATTtaaatcaaatgaccaaaagggctATCAATAAAATAATTGAATTTGTCAACACATATTTTTTATTATAAATCAACTGAACAAAAAGGCTATCAATAAAAAAATGAATTTGTcaatgcataatttctttgagagGAACCCATATAATTATTCCTTCATAAAATGGTTGTCGATCATAGatattaaaaataaaacaaaagggaCACGGCCGATGATCCATTCGGCGACATAATTTGGCCACGCAAAAGAAACCAGAGGTTGCATTGCAAAAGGAAAGAGAGCAACCAGAGGAACACTAATGAGGAGCTTCGGgcgaaaagaaaattaaaaaaaaagagcaGCTGGTGCAAAGTATCTCAGTCTCCCCGCACACTAATGTGGAGGAGTTGTTTTCTCACAACAGTATGTGTGCGTGGTGAGACGGTGAGAGACACTCACTTTGCTTTCTCCGCCGCACGCCGCCGGCCGCCTTGTGTGGAGCAGGGCGCACGCCGCCGGCTGCCTTCTCTCGAGCAGGACGCATCCTCTCCCGCCACGACGTCTTctgcccccctcccccttcccgcaccaccaccaccaccaccaccacagccTCACCCCGTCTCCTATCCCCACGACGGCCTCGCCTCGCCGGCTCTTATCCCCACCACGGCCTCGCCCCGCCACCTCCTCTCACCACCGCGGACTTGTCTCGCCGCCAACCCCGTGGATCTTTCCTAGATCGACTCTGCCGCCGCCATCATACTGCCGCAGAGCAGATCGAGATGCGAGATGCTGGACACGATGCGGGAGCAGGCATCTTGAATTGGACCGAGATCCAGTGCGTCGACCTCACACAGTCTCTCCGGGAAGGAGTTCGCAGCTCGCGTAGGTGTTCGGTTGCTGAAGGTATGCTGTTCGATTAGATGTTGTTAACGCACCTACAATTATCAGTGGGGATTTAGTCAGGTGACATTTTTAGGCAACCATGTTGTGATAAAGCTTCTTAATTTGTGGATTTGAGTATTGGGTGGCTTAATTTTTCACTATCAGCTAGCTCTAATTGATGTTGAGTCTTTGCTTTTCGAGACGTTGTAGTCTCGCAACCAAGTTGGTATCTGCACTGTTTCTATCAGAAATACACGTGAGTCCATTCTTTGACATCTGAACTTTGCTGATGCTTATGCCATTGTATGCACAACAGGCACCTTCACCACATTGTCATTCATTTGTGAGATGTTTCTGTTTCTCTATGTTGGCATGGATGCATTGGATATAGAGATTTGGAAGATTGTTAGCGGAACACATATACAGGTATGCTATATATCTGCTTCTTtccatatgtgtagtaacatattCGTTGTTCAAATGTATAATATGCAGCCTAATGAAATGTATCGCCTTGAGCACCATTATATAGGCGAGATCTAATGAGAGGTGCTGTGTGAATTGCATTGTCATACAATAAGGTAAAGAATTGCATTGGCATACCAAATCTGTTGATCAAATGTGCTTTAGGAATGCTATGCAgggtaaaaataaaaataatagcaTACCAAATGTACCCTGTTAAGCATAAATGCTCTGAGTTATATTAGGAGGCATACCCATCGTTCTGAAGACTGCTCTTAATATATTCTTCTCTTTTTCATGTTGTAACATCTAGATCAGTCCACTTATCGGATTTTAATTCCATGTGCTTGGATGCATATTTGAATAAATCCTCCAGTCCTTCTAGCTGGTGTACCAAAA from Triticum aestivum cultivar Chinese Spring chromosome 4A, IWGSC CS RefSeq v2.1, whole genome shotgun sequence harbors:
- the LOC123085055 gene encoding sodium/hydrogen exchanger 1; amino-acid sequence: MRDAGHDAGAGILNWTEIQCVDLTQSLREGVRSSRRCSVAEGTFTTLSFICEMFLFLYVGMDALDIEIWKIVSGTHIQATAGTTNRRRTCYVLVMSKLAKGQHSESMKKLES